A genomic stretch from Flavobacterium humidisoli includes:
- a CDS encoding phenylalanine--tRNA ligase subunit alpha has product MIDKIKQHIEEAKAFNEKNKESLEQFRIKYLGSKGLLKELFTEFKNIPNDQKKDFGQVINTLKAVAEEKVRVIQEELESKEESKGIFGDLTRAAEPVIIGSRHPISIVKNQIIDIFANIGFNVSEGPEIEDDWHNFTALNLPEYHPARDMQDTFFIQTNPDVLLRTHTSSVQVRYMENHKPPIRTISPGRVFRNEAISSRSHCIFHQVEGLYIDKDVSFADLKQTLLYFTKEMFGKSKIRLRPSYFPFTEPSAEIDIYWGLKTETDYRITKGTGWLEIGGCGMVDPNVLKNCDINPDEYNGFAFGMGVERIAMLLYQIGDIRMFYENDVRFLEQFKSNI; this is encoded by the coding sequence ATGATAGATAAGATAAAACAGCATATAGAGGAAGCTAAAGCCTTTAATGAGAAAAATAAAGAATCGTTAGAACAATTCCGTATTAAATATTTAGGAAGTAAAGGTTTGTTGAAAGAACTTTTTACTGAATTTAAAAATATTCCAAACGACCAGAAAAAGGATTTTGGACAAGTAATCAATACTTTAAAAGCTGTTGCTGAAGAGAAAGTAAGAGTTATTCAGGAAGAGCTGGAAAGCAAAGAAGAGTCTAAAGGTATTTTTGGTGATTTAACACGTGCAGCAGAACCTGTAATTATTGGTTCTCGCCATCCGATTTCTATCGTTAAAAATCAGATTATAGATATTTTTGCCAACATTGGTTTCAACGTTTCTGAAGGTCCAGAAATTGAAGACGACTGGCATAACTTTACTGCATTGAACTTGCCAGAATACCATCCGGCACGTGATATGCAGGATACGTTTTTCATTCAGACCAATCCTGATGTGCTATTGCGTACACATACATCATCAGTTCAGGTGCGTTATATGGAAAATCATAAACCGCCAATTCGTACGATTTCTCCAGGGCGTGTTTTTCGTAATGAAGCAATTTCTTCTCGTTCGCACTGTATTTTCCATCAAGTGGAAGGATTATACATTGACAAGGATGTATCTTTTGCCGACTTGAAACAGACGTTGCTTTATTTTACAAAAGAAATGTTCGGAAAATCTAAAATTCGTCTTCGTCCGTCTTATTTCCCATTTACAGAGCCAAGTGCTGAAATTGATATCTATTGGGGTTTAAAAACCGAAACAGATTACAGAATCACAAAAGGAACTGGATGGCTGGAAATTGGAGGATGCGGAATGGTAGATCCAAACGTTTTGAAAAACTGTGATATTAATCCAGATGAATACAACGGATTTGCTTTCGGAATGGGAGTAGAGCGTATTGCAATGCTTTTATACCAAATTGGAGATATCCGTATGTTCTATGAAAATGATGTTCGTTTCTTAGAGCAGTTCAAATCAAATATATAA
- a CDS encoding glycoside hydrolase family 3 C-terminal domain-containing protein, translating to MKNKMIFLSAALVFALFTSCKNDAQTTASNTAETEEYVGKEISTDHDAEIDKLISQMTLEEKIGMLHGNSMFANAGVKRLGIPELKMADGPLGVREEISRDNWAPAGWTNDFATYYPAGGALAATWNAEMAHTFGTSLGEELRARDKDMLLSPAINMVRTPLGGRTYEYMSEDPFLNKKIAVPLIVGLQEKDVMACVKHYAANNQETNRDFVDVQIDERTLREIYLPAFEASVKEAKAYSIMGAYNKFRGEYLCENDYMLNKILRDEWGFKGIVVSDWAAVHSTAKALKNGLDIEMGTPKPFNEFFLADKLIAAVKSGEVSEKEIDLHVKRILRVLFQVKAMGGGERAKGSIATEAHYQDAYKIAAEAIVLLKNDNNALPLKLDGVKSIAVIGNNATKKNALGGFGAGVKTKREVTPLEGLKNRLPSSIKINYAEGYLERYDEKNKGNLGNITSTGPVTIDKLDDAKVQEAVEAAKNSDVAIIFAGSNRDYETEASDRRDLHLPFGQEELIRKVTAANPKTIVVMIAGAPFDINEVSQKSSALVWSWFNGSEGGNALADVILGKVNPSGKLPWTMPKQLKDSPAHATNSFPGDKTVNYAEGILIGYRWFDTKNVAPLYPFGYGLSYTTFALDNAKANKESYAQNEVIEVTVEVKNTGKVDGKEVVQLYTSKSDSKITRAAQELKGFKKASVKAGGSEKVTIKVPVKELAYYDVASKKWTVEPGKYTIKIGTSSRDIKKEIQVTVK from the coding sequence ATGAAAAACAAAATGATATTCCTTTCGGCAGCTCTTGTTTTTGCATTGTTTACTTCTTGTAAAAATGATGCGCAGACAACAGCGTCAAATACAGCAGAGACAGAAGAATACGTAGGAAAAGAAATAAGCACAGATCATGATGCAGAAATCGACAAACTGATTTCGCAGATGACATTAGAAGAAAAAATCGGAATGCTTCACGGGAACAGTATGTTTGCTAATGCGGGCGTAAAACGTTTAGGAATTCCAGAATTAAAAATGGCCGATGGTCCGTTAGGAGTTCGTGAAGAAATTTCACGCGACAATTGGGCTCCAGCGGGATGGACAAACGACTTTGCAACTTATTATCCTGCAGGAGGAGCTTTGGCAGCAACTTGGAACGCAGAAATGGCGCATACTTTTGGAACCAGTTTAGGAGAAGAATTACGTGCCAGAGACAAAGACATGTTACTTTCGCCAGCCATCAATATGGTGAGAACACCGCTTGGAGGAAGAACATACGAATACATGTCTGAAGATCCGTTTTTGAATAAAAAAATCGCCGTGCCGTTGATTGTTGGTTTACAAGAAAAAGATGTAATGGCGTGTGTAAAACATTACGCAGCAAACAATCAGGAAACCAATCGTGATTTTGTCGATGTACAAATTGACGAGCGTACACTTCGTGAAATTTATCTTCCAGCTTTTGAAGCTTCAGTAAAAGAAGCGAAAGCATATAGTATAATGGGCGCTTACAATAAATTTAGAGGCGAATACTTATGTGAAAATGATTATATGCTAAATAAAATCCTTCGTGATGAATGGGGATTTAAAGGAATCGTAGTTTCAGATTGGGCAGCGGTGCATTCTACAGCAAAAGCTTTGAAAAATGGTTTGGATATTGAAATGGGAACACCAAAACCTTTCAATGAATTTTTCTTAGCCGATAAATTAATTGCCGCAGTTAAATCTGGAGAAGTTTCTGAAAAAGAAATTGACCTGCATGTAAAACGAATTTTAAGAGTTTTATTCCAAGTTAAAGCAATGGGCGGAGGCGAGCGTGCCAAAGGAAGCATTGCAACTGAAGCACATTACCAAGATGCTTACAAAATTGCTGCAGAAGCAATCGTGTTGTTGAAAAACGATAATAATGCATTGCCATTAAAACTAGACGGAGTAAAATCTATTGCCGTTATTGGAAATAATGCGACAAAGAAAAATGCTCTAGGCGGATTTGGTGCAGGAGTCAAAACAAAAAGAGAAGTTACTCCGCTTGAAGGTCTTAAAAATAGACTGCCTTCATCAATAAAAATCAATTATGCTGAAGGATATTTAGAGCGTTACGATGAAAAAAATAAAGGAAACTTAGGAAATATTACTTCTACAGGGCCCGTAACAATCGATAAATTAGATGATGCAAAAGTACAAGAAGCAGTAGAAGCGGCTAAAAATTCTGATGTTGCGATCATTTTTGCAGGTTCAAACCGCGATTATGAAACAGAAGCTTCAGATAGAAGAGATTTGCACCTGCCTTTCGGACAAGAAGAATTAATTAGAAAAGTTACTGCAGCTAACCCTAAAACTATTGTGGTTATGATTGCCGGCGCTCCTTTTGATATTAATGAAGTAAGCCAAAAATCTTCTGCTTTAGTTTGGAGCTGGTTTAATGGTTCTGAAGGAGGAAATGCTTTGGCAGATGTAATTTTAGGAAAAGTAAATCCGTCAGGAAAATTGCCTTGGACAATGCCTAAACAGTTAAAAGATTCTCCTGCACATGCAACAAACAGTTTCCCTGGAGATAAAACTGTAAATTATGCTGAAGGAATCTTGATTGGATACCGTTGGTTTGACACTAAAAATGTGGCTCCTTTATATCCTTTCGGTTACGGATTATCATATACAACTTTTGCGCTTGATAATGCAAAAGCAAATAAAGAATCTTACGCTCAAAATGAGGTAATTGAAGTTACTGTTGAGGTTAAAAACACTGGAAAAGTAGACGGAAAAGAAGTAGTGCAACTATATACTTCTAAATCTGATTCTAAAATTACCCGTGCAGCACAAGAATTAAAAGGTTTCAAAAAAGCTTCTGTGAAAGCAGGAGGCTCTGAAAAAGTAACAATTAAAGTACCAGTAAAAGAATTGGCTTATTACGATGTTGCATCTAAAAAATGGACAGTTGAGCCAGGAAAATACACTATCAAAATTGGAACTTCTTCAAGAGATATTAAAAAAGAAATTCAAGTAACAGTAAAATAA
- a CDS encoding glycosyl hydrolase family 95 catalytic domain-containing protein — MNSKLIKKTFLILLFTSFYTNISAQSKNVLWYKQPAEFFEESLVLGNGKMGATVFGGANSDKIYLNDITLWSGEPVNANMSPDAYKNIPAIREALKNENYKLAEELNKKVQGKNSESYAPLGTLEINNSEKGKAINYHRELDLSNAISKVSYEMAGIKYTREYFVSAPDQIMIIKLTADQKGALNFDVNLKSLLKSNVEVRNNILVLTGSAPIHENAGYTVLPKYLDIKERGTRFTTLIQIKKTDGKITSSRESLSLKDATEATIYVSVATSFNGFDKNPATEGLDEVSIALQNLNKAYAKPFDKVKESHIADYQKFFNRVNLDLGKTTAPDLPTDERLLRYADGKEDKNLEILYFNFGRYLLISSSRTLGVPANLQGLWNPHLSPPWSSNYTMNINLEENYWLAENTNLSEMHSSLLSFIKNLSVTGKVTAKTFYGVNKGWTAAHNSDIWAMTNPVGQFGKEDPMWACWPMAGAWLSTHIWEHYTFTQDLAYLKKEGYPLMKGAAEFCLGWLVPDKNGNLITSPSTSPENQYKLADGFVGATLYGGTADLAMIRECFDKTIKASKVLNTDADFRTKLETALAKLYPYQIGKKGNLQEWYFDWDDNDPKHRHQSQLFGLFPGDHITPLKTPDLAEASRKTLEIKGDETTGWSKGWRINLWARLWDGNRAYKMYRELLRYVDPDGKKTEKPRRGGGTYPNLFDAHPPFQIDGNFGGAAAVAEMLVQSDENEIRLLPALPDAWDEGSVSGICARGGFEIEMTWNNKKPEKVIVSSKNGGKTTLIFGDKKQEIVLKKGESLEIKF; from the coding sequence ATGAATTCAAAGCTCATAAAAAAAACATTTCTCATCTTACTTTTTACATCGTTCTATACAAACATTTCAGCACAGTCCAAAAATGTTTTATGGTACAAACAGCCTGCAGAATTCTTTGAAGAAAGCTTAGTTTTAGGAAATGGAAAAATGGGAGCAACCGTTTTTGGCGGCGCCAATTCGGATAAAATTTATTTGAATGATATTACGCTTTGGTCGGGCGAACCCGTAAATGCTAATATGAGTCCAGATGCGTATAAAAACATTCCAGCAATTCGCGAAGCTTTAAAAAACGAGAACTATAAACTGGCTGAAGAATTAAATAAAAAAGTTCAGGGAAAAAACTCCGAATCGTATGCGCCTTTAGGAACATTAGAAATCAATAATTCCGAAAAAGGAAAAGCAATAAATTATCATCGGGAACTGGATCTTTCGAACGCGATTTCCAAAGTAAGTTACGAAATGGCCGGCATAAAATATACGCGTGAATATTTTGTTTCGGCTCCAGATCAAATTATGATCATCAAATTGACAGCCGACCAAAAAGGCGCTTTAAATTTTGATGTCAATTTAAAAAGTCTCTTAAAATCAAATGTTGAAGTAAGAAACAATATTTTGGTTTTAACAGGTTCTGCACCAATTCATGAAAATGCTGGATATACCGTTTTACCCAAATATTTAGACATAAAAGAAAGAGGAACAAGATTTACGACTTTAATCCAAATCAAAAAAACAGATGGAAAAATTACAAGTTCGAGAGAATCTTTAAGTTTAAAAGATGCAACAGAAGCTACTATTTATGTCTCTGTTGCCACAAGTTTTAATGGTTTTGATAAAAATCCCGCGACAGAAGGTTTAGATGAAGTGTCAATTGCATTGCAAAATTTGAATAAAGCGTATGCAAAACCATTCGATAAAGTAAAAGAATCCCATATTGCCGATTATCAAAAATTCTTTAATCGTGTAAATTTAGATTTAGGAAAAACAACCGCTCCAGATTTACCAACAGACGAACGTTTATTGCGCTACGCTGATGGAAAAGAAGATAAAAATCTAGAAATTTTGTATTTCAATTTCGGGCGTTATCTGCTAATTAGTTCGTCAAGAACTTTGGGCGTTCCAGCTAATTTGCAAGGACTTTGGAATCCGCATTTGAGTCCGCCTTGGAGTAGTAATTACACGATGAATATTAATCTCGAAGAAAATTACTGGCTGGCAGAAAACACCAATCTCTCCGAAATGCATTCGTCACTTTTGAGTTTCATTAAAAATCTTTCGGTAACAGGAAAAGTTACGGCTAAGACTTTTTATGGAGTAAATAAAGGCTGGACAGCGGCACATAACTCAGATATTTGGGCAATGACCAATCCAGTTGGGCAATTTGGAAAAGAAGATCCAATGTGGGCTTGCTGGCCAATGGCGGGCGCGTGGCTGAGCACACACATTTGGGAACATTACACTTTTACGCAAGATTTAGCCTATTTGAAAAAAGAAGGATATCCGTTAATGAAAGGCGCAGCCGAATTCTGTTTGGGCTGGCTTGTACCAGATAAAAACGGAAATCTCATTACGTCGCCATCAACTTCGCCAGAAAATCAATATAAACTGGCAGATGGTTTTGTCGGAGCGACTTTATATGGCGGAACAGCCGACTTGGCTATGATTCGTGAATGTTTTGATAAAACGATAAAAGCTTCAAAAGTACTGAATACAGATGCTGATTTTAGAACAAAATTAGAAACAGCGCTTGCAAAGCTTTATCCGTATCAAATTGGTAAAAAAGGAAATCTTCAGGAGTGGTATTTTGATTGGGATGATAATGATCCAAAACACCGTCATCAATCACAGTTATTTGGACTTTTTCCGGGCGATCACATTACGCCTTTAAAAACACCTGATTTGGCTGAAGCTTCAAGAAAGACTTTAGAAATAAAAGGCGATGAAACTACAGGCTGGTCAAAAGGCTGGCGAATCAATCTTTGGGCGAGACTTTGGGACGGAAATCGTGCTTATAAAATGTATCGTGAATTACTTCGCTATGTTGATCCCGACGGAAAGAAAACAGAAAAACCAAGAAGAGGAGGAGGAACATACCCGAATTTATTCGATGCCCATCCGCCATTTCAAATTGATGGTAATTTTGGAGGCGCAGCAGCGGTTGCCGAAATGTTAGTTCAGTCAGACGAAAACGAAATTCGATTACTTCCTGCTTTACCGGATGCTTGGGACGAAGGTTCTGTAAGCGGTATCTGCGCAAGAGGCGGATTTGAAATTGAAATGACTTGGAATAATAAAAAACCGGAAAAAGTAATTGTTTCTTCTAAAAATGGAGGAAAAACAACTTTGATTTTTGGTGATAAAAAACAAGAGATTGTTTTGAAAAAAGGAGAAAGCCTAGAAATCAAATTCTAA
- a CDS encoding sialate O-acetylesterase: MKKSLLFIFLIISVLSNANVRMPLIFSDGMVLQRDKQIPIWGFADPNESVEIHFNKQIKKTQADKSGKWTVNLSPEKAGGPFELIIIGKNKITIKNVLVGEVWICSGQSNMEFQVYKTMNAEKEIADSNYPMIRHFGVAQDLSGTPKDDLKQGKWEAANKETVGNFTAVGYYFARKLYAELKIPIGIINTSWGGTNVETWTSREAFQNSPEFKAMIADVPVVDIDSVFEIYKKLVLDNLKKVQGFDVSLENENQFKDLNFQDKNWPEIKVPSLWENQQIGNIDGIVWMRKTIVLTAEQAKKEAVLHLAKVDDEDKTYVNGIEVGTNNLWDKLRVYKIPANVLKEGTNVIAVRITDYSGGGGIYGDPTDLKIDFKDTNLPLDGLWKFNVVQVKIAISPNSYPSLLYNAMVNPLVPYAMQGVLWYQGEANVWRAAEYKKSFPLMINDWRTKFKQGDFPFYFVQLSTFDEFGGNSQKGSRWAELREAQSETLKLKNTGMVVTTDIGNAKDIHPTNKQDIGLRLAAIAMNNIYGKKQVHNGPTYKSQEIKGNQIILTFDNIGSGLSTPNNDELKGFEIAGSDKVFHSAKSIIKDNKIIVSSDKVQNPVAVHYGWADDDTAINLFNKEKFPASPFRTDNWEMITANEKYSVSK; the protein is encoded by the coding sequence ATGAAAAAGAGTTTACTGTTTATTTTTCTGATAATTAGTGTTTTGTCAAATGCTAATGTGAGAATGCCTTTAATATTCTCTGACGGAATGGTGCTTCAAAGAGATAAGCAAATTCCAATTTGGGGTTTTGCAGATCCAAATGAAAGTGTAGAAATTCATTTCAACAAACAAATTAAAAAAACACAAGCGGATAAAAGCGGAAAATGGACAGTAAATTTAAGTCCAGAAAAAGCTGGTGGACCATTTGAATTAATCATTATTGGAAAAAATAAAATCACAATCAAAAATGTTTTGGTTGGTGAAGTTTGGATTTGCAGCGGACAATCTAATATGGAATTTCAGGTTTACAAAACCATGAATGCCGAAAAAGAAATTGCGGATTCTAATTATCCAATGATTCGTCATTTTGGTGTTGCCCAAGATTTAAGTGGTACTCCAAAAGACGATTTGAAACAAGGAAAATGGGAAGCAGCCAACAAAGAAACGGTTGGCAATTTTACAGCAGTGGGTTATTATTTTGCTAGAAAATTGTATGCAGAATTAAAAATCCCAATCGGTATCATCAATACTTCTTGGGGCGGAACAAACGTAGAAACCTGGACAAGCCGTGAAGCTTTTCAAAACAGCCCAGAATTCAAAGCCATGATTGCAGATGTTCCAGTGGTTGATATTGATTCGGTTTTTGAAATTTATAAGAAATTAGTTTTAGATAATCTCAAAAAAGTGCAAGGTTTTGATGTTTCTCTGGAAAATGAAAATCAATTTAAAGATCTTAATTTTCAGGATAAAAACTGGCCGGAAATAAAAGTGCCTTCTCTTTGGGAAAATCAGCAGATTGGCAATATCGATGGAATTGTCTGGATGAGAAAAACAATTGTTTTAACAGCAGAACAAGCCAAAAAAGAAGCTGTTTTGCATTTAGCAAAAGTTGATGACGAAGACAAAACTTATGTAAACGGAATTGAAGTTGGAACAAATAATCTTTGGGACAAACTGCGAGTTTATAAAATTCCTGCAAATGTCTTGAAAGAAGGTACCAACGTAATAGCAGTTAGAATTACAGATTACAGCGGCGGCGGCGGCATCTATGGCGATCCAACTGATTTAAAAATCGATTTTAAAGACACAAATCTTCCGCTTGACGGACTTTGGAAGTTTAATGTTGTGCAGGTAAAAATTGCAATTTCGCCAAACAGTTATCCTTCATTATTGTACAATGCAATGGTAAATCCGTTGGTTCCTTATGCGATGCAGGGCGTTTTATGGTATCAGGGCGAAGCCAATGTTTGGAGAGCAGCAGAATACAAAAAGTCATTTCCGTTAATGATCAACGATTGGAGAACGAAGTTCAAGCAAGGAGACTTTCCTTTTTACTTTGTTCAATTGTCAACTTTCGACGAATTTGGCGGCAACAGTCAAAAAGGAAGCCGTTGGGCAGAACTTCGCGAAGCACAATCTGAAACTTTAAAATTGAAAAATACCGGAATGGTTGTTACAACCGATATTGGTAACGCAAAAGACATTCATCCAACAAACAAGCAAGACATCGGCTTACGATTAGCGGCTATTGCGATGAACAATATTTACGGTAAAAAACAAGTTCACAACGGGCCAACTTATAAGTCTCAAGAAATAAAAGGAAATCAAATCATTTTGACTTTCGATAACATTGGAAGTGGATTATCAACGCCAAATAACGATGAATTAAAAGGATTCGAAATTGCAGGTTCAGACAAAGTTTTTCATTCCGCGAAATCGATAATCAAAGACAACAAAATAATTGTTTCTAGCGATAAAGTTCAAAATCCAGTTGCAGTGCATTACGGATGGGCAGATGATGATACAGCAATAAATCTTTTCAATAAAGAAAAATTCCCTGCATCACCTTTCCGAACCGATAATTGGGAAATGATTACGGCGAATGAAAAGTATTCGGTGAGTAAATAG
- a CDS encoding CvpA family protein, protein MSFFDIIVAALLGYSLYKGIKNGLFVEVASFISLLLGIYLAIKFSSLMTGMISKHVSWNPTNIQITAFVLTFILVVIGVYFLAKILTGIADFAMLGWMNKLGGGLFRILKTILILSVFIALFEKINFNNTFAKKETLDNYIFYNPVKKVAAFVYPSIEKWYETFKKEHSEKPQEEKETSESEKE, encoded by the coding sequence ATGAGTTTTTTTGATATTATTGTAGCCGCACTTTTAGGATACAGTTTGTATAAAGGCATTAAAAATGGCCTTTTTGTAGAAGTTGCCTCTTTCATTTCTCTATTATTAGGAATTTATCTTGCCATTAAATTTTCTTCGTTAATGACTGGAATGATTTCAAAACACGTTTCTTGGAATCCGACCAATATTCAAATTACGGCTTTTGTCTTAACTTTTATTCTAGTTGTAATTGGTGTTTATTTTCTAGCTAAAATATTAACAGGAATTGCCGATTTTGCTATGTTGGGATGGATGAACAAATTAGGTGGAGGTCTTTTCAGGATTTTAAAAACCATTCTTATTTTAAGTGTTTTTATCGCTTTGTTCGAAAAAATCAATTTCAATAATACTTTCGCTAAAAAAGAAACTTTAGACAATTACATTTTTTATAATCCAGTAAAGAAAGTTGCCGCTTTTGTGTATCCATCAATCGAAAAATGGTACGAGACTTTTAAAAAGGAACATTCTGAAAAGCCACAAGAAGAAAAAGAAACTTCTGAATCTGAAAAAGAATAA
- a CDS encoding cellulase family glycosylhydrolase, protein MKNTIKDYLLSFALCFAFLGVLACSSEKEDTTPVSIKTLSSSTNKIDFESKETTIDVTINSTGVTWTLSNPVSWIKLSQAVGTSGSTIVKITASENVDTAVRNAVLKLTSTEGNASEITVSQAAGATAGLYPSYNTNPIAADASGMGSSAVELAAKIKLGWNIGNTLEATGGETAWGNPKVTKELIDAVKAKGFNAIRIPCSWNQNLENASTAKIKTEWLNRVKEVVQYCVDNDMYVLVNIHWDGGWLENNITEAKKVENNAKQKAFWEQIATHLRGFDEHLLFASANEPAVEDAAQMAVLTSYHQTFIDAVRSTGGKNASRVLVVQGPTTDIEKTNKLMTTLPVDKVTGRMMVEVHYYSPWNFAGLTKDETWGKMFYYWGTGFHSTTDTERNATWGEEADLEKNFKLMKTQFVDKGIPVLLGEFGAIRRTALTGDALTLHLNSRAYYLKTVVKTAKANGLLPFYWDEGSMGNNGFGIFNRSNNTVFDTQALNALIEGLQ, encoded by the coding sequence ATGAAAAATACAATTAAAGATTACCTGTTAAGCTTCGCCCTGTGTTTTGCTTTTTTAGGAGTTTTAGCCTGTAGTTCTGAAAAAGAAGATACAACTCCTGTATCTATAAAGACACTTAGTTCGAGCACAAATAAAATTGATTTTGAAAGTAAAGAGACAACTATTGATGTAACGATTAATTCTACTGGCGTTACTTGGACATTGAGCAATCCTGTAAGCTGGATAAAATTAAGTCAAGCAGTTGGAACTTCAGGAAGCACGATTGTAAAAATTACGGCTTCAGAAAATGTAGATACAGCAGTACGAAATGCAGTATTGAAATTAACTTCTACTGAAGGAAATGCTTCAGAAATTACCGTTTCTCAAGCGGCTGGAGCTACAGCAGGTTTATATCCAAGTTATAATACGAATCCAATTGCAGCAGATGCCTCTGGAATGGGAAGTTCAGCAGTTGAATTGGCAGCTAAGATTAAACTCGGATGGAACATCGGAAATACTTTGGAAGCAACTGGAGGTGAAACCGCTTGGGGAAATCCAAAAGTTACTAAAGAGCTGATTGATGCTGTAAAAGCAAAAGGTTTCAATGCGATCCGTATTCCGTGTTCTTGGAATCAGAATTTAGAAAATGCTTCAACGGCAAAAATTAAAACCGAATGGCTGAACAGAGTAAAAGAAGTAGTGCAATACTGCGTCGATAATGATATGTACGTTTTGGTTAATATTCACTGGGACGGCGGATGGCTGGAAAACAATATTACCGAAGCCAAAAAAGTAGAAAACAACGCCAAACAAAAAGCCTTTTGGGAACAAATTGCAACACATTTAAGAGGTTTCGACGAGCATTTGCTTTTTGCAAGTGCCAACGAACCAGCGGTTGAAGATGCTGCTCAAATGGCAGTTTTAACTTCTTACCACCAAACTTTTATTGATGCAGTTCGTTCAACTGGAGGAAAAAATGCTTCTCGTGTTTTAGTCGTTCAAGGTCCGACAACAGATATCGAAAAAACAAACAAATTAATGACTACATTGCCAGTAGATAAAGTAACTGGCAGAATGATGGTCGAAGTGCATTATTATTCGCCTTGGAACTTTGCTGGTTTAACCAAAGACGAAACTTGGGGTAAAATGTTTTATTATTGGGGAACTGGTTTTCACTCTACAACCGATACAGAACGAAATGCCACTTGGGGAGAGGAAGCAGATTTGGAGAAAAACTTCAAATTAATGAAAACGCAGTTTGTAGATAAGGGAATTCCAGTTTTATTGGGAGAATTTGGAGCGATCCGAAGAACAGCTTTAACGGGAGACGCTCTGACTTTACATTTAAATTCAAGAGCTTATTATTTAAAAACAGTGGTAAAAACAGCAAAAGCAAACGGATTATTACCATTTTATTGGGATGAAGGAAGCATGGGAAACAACGGTTTCGGAATTTTCAATAGAAGCAATAATACTGTTTTTGATACTCAGGCTTTAAACGCTTTAATCGAAGGATTACAGTAA